A single Bufo bufo chromosome 6, aBufBuf1.1, whole genome shotgun sequence DNA region contains:
- the LOC121004518 gene encoding zinc finger protein OZF-like has protein sequence DIPTDNRPDDCTGNSKSLVITSDVKADDGGVTKDAYEALHRKNVSSNAFTQVCSLDSSQTVTQNNSYRGFVEHQRALTREKPFSCSECGKCFCQQLDLVKHRRSHKRKKPFSCLECGKSFKQKSYLAKHERTHTGEKPYSCSECGKSFTQKSYLAKHERTHTGEKPYSCSECGKYFSQKTGLIRHHMTHTGEKPFVCPECGKSFTQSATLVNHQRIHTGEKPYSCSECGKFFSKNSLLVRHQRLHTAEKPFSCSECGKCFTSKSYLVNHHKIHAVVKPYSCSECGKRFPDKWRLVRHLKSHTGEKPYSCSECGKKFPNKSHLFTHLKTHTGEKQFSCSECGKCFSSKSYLVDHNKIHTGLKPYSCGKRFTDKTLTQGRSHFHVQNVENIILRNHEGGEAILKY, from the exons gacattcctacagataaccgcccag ATGACTGCACCGGGAACTCCAAGTCACTTGTGATCACTTCAGATGTTAAAGCAGATGATGGTGGTGTTACAAAAGATGCATATGAAGCCCTTCACAGGAAAAATGTATCATCTAATGCTTTTACACAGGTTTGTTCTCTGgattcatcacagactgtaaCACAAAATAACAGCTACAGAGGATTTGTTGAACATCAAAGAGCTCTCAcaagagagaagccattttcatgttcagaatgtgggaaatgtttttgcCAGCAATTGGATCTTGTAAAACACAGAAGAAGTCACAAAAGGAAGAAaccattttcttgtttagaatgtggaaaatcttttaaACAGAAATCATATCTGGCTAAacatgagagaactcacacaggggagaagccatattcatgttcagaatgtgggaaatcttttacTCAGAAATCATATCTGGCTAAacatgagagaactcacacaggggagaagccatattcatgctcagaatgtgggaaatattttagtCAGAAAACAGGTCTGATTAGGCATCATATGACTCATACGGGAGAGAAGCCATTTGTGTGCCCAGAATGTGGAAAAAGTTTTACTCAGAGTGCAACCCTTGTCAaccatcaaagaattcacacaggagagaaaccgtactcatgttcagaatgtggtaaatttTTTAGCAAGAATTCGCTTCTCGTTAGACATCAGAGATTACACACTGCTGAGAAGCCattttcctgttcagaatgtgggaaatgttttacttcaAAGTCATATCTGGTTAACCATCACAAAATTCATGCAGTCGTGAAGCCATATTCTTGTTCCGAATGTGGAAAAAGGTTTCCAGATAAATGGCGTCTCGTTAGACATCTcaaaagtcacacaggggagaagccctattcttgttctgaatgtgggaagaAGTTTCCAAATAAATCACATCTCTTTACTCATTTaaaaactcacacaggggagaagcaattttcatgttcagaatgtgggaaatgttttagttcAAAATCATATCTGGTTGACCATAACAAAATTCACACAGGTTTGAAGCCATATTCTTGTGGGAAACGGTTTACAGATAAaacactcacacaggggagaagccattttcatgtccagaatgttgAAAACATTATTCTGAGAAATCATGAAGGAGGAGAAGCCATTTTGAAGTACTAA